One Paraburkholderia aromaticivorans genomic region harbors:
- a CDS encoding FadR/GntR family transcriptional regulator, translated as MKNVPHTVTDAAIATVRERIEAGVYPVGSLLPAQRQLSEELAISRASLREALSTLEALGLLVIRPGKGVYVESAQASAAHAWRFAEQSSLPDTYQMRFALEGFIARMAALAVSDSDLAWFEDNITAMQTALACDELDEAARLDYDFHMRIVNIAGNAAIESILSSSAEIMKESQRMPFYRRELVLSTYNEHRVILDALKARDSAAAGKAIETHISNAAQRAGVYFPTP; from the coding sequence CGCGAACGGATTGAAGCGGGCGTCTATCCCGTGGGCAGTTTGCTGCCAGCTCAGCGTCAACTTTCCGAAGAACTCGCGATCAGCCGCGCGTCGTTGCGCGAAGCGCTTTCGACGCTCGAAGCGCTCGGTTTGCTGGTGATCAGGCCCGGTAAGGGTGTCTACGTGGAAAGCGCGCAGGCCTCGGCCGCGCATGCGTGGCGCTTCGCGGAGCAGTCGTCGCTGCCGGATACCTATCAGATGCGCTTCGCGCTGGAAGGCTTTATCGCGCGCATGGCGGCGCTTGCGGTCAGCGATTCCGACCTCGCCTGGTTCGAAGACAACATCACGGCCATGCAAACGGCGCTCGCCTGCGACGAACTCGACGAAGCCGCCCGCCTCGACTACGACTTCCACATGCGGATCGTCAACATTGCCGGCAACGCGGCGATCGAATCGATTCTGAGCAGCAGCGCGGAAATCATGAAGGAAAGCCAGCGCATGCCGTTCTACCGGCGCGAACTGGTGCTGTCCACGTACAACGAGCATCGCGTGATTCTGGATGCGCTCAAGGCCCGTGATTCCGCCGCGGCCGGCAAAGCCATCGAGACGCATATCTCGAACGCCGCGCAGCGCGCCGGCGTCTATTTCCCGACGCCGTAA
- the gap gene encoding type I glyceraldehyde-3-phosphate dehydrogenase has translation MTIRVAINGYGRIGRNTLRAFYENGKKHDIEIVAINDLGDAKTNAHLTQYDTAHGKFPGEVSVDGDYLVVNGDKIRVLANRNPAELPWGELNVDVVLECTGFFTTKEKASAHIKGGAKKVIISAPGGKDVDATIVYGVNHHVLKASDTVISNASCTTNCLAPLVKPLNDKIGLVNGLMTTIHAYTNDQVLTDVYHEDLRRARSATHSQIPTKTGAASAVGLVLPELNGKLDGYAIRVPTINVSVVDLSFIAARDTTVEEVNAIMKEASEGSLKGILGYNEAPLVSIDFNHNPASSTFDATLTKVSGRLVKVSSWYDNEWGFSNRMLDTAVALANAK, from the coding sequence ATGACGATTCGCGTCGCAATCAACGGCTACGGCCGGATCGGCCGCAACACGCTGCGCGCCTTCTATGAAAACGGCAAGAAGCACGATATCGAAATCGTCGCCATCAACGATCTGGGCGATGCCAAGACTAACGCTCACCTGACGCAATACGACACGGCGCACGGCAAGTTCCCGGGCGAAGTGTCGGTGGACGGCGATTACCTCGTTGTCAACGGCGACAAGATCCGCGTGCTGGCCAACCGCAACCCGGCTGAACTGCCGTGGGGCGAGCTGAATGTGGACGTCGTGCTGGAATGCACGGGCTTTTTCACGACTAAGGAAAAGGCGAGCGCGCACATCAAGGGCGGCGCGAAGAAGGTGATCATCTCGGCGCCGGGCGGTAAAGACGTCGACGCCACGATCGTCTACGGCGTGAACCACCACGTGCTGAAGGCATCGGACACGGTGATCTCGAACGCATCGTGCACGACGAACTGCCTGGCACCGCTCGTCAAGCCGCTGAACGACAAGATCGGCCTGGTGAACGGTCTGATGACCACGATCCACGCGTACACGAACGACCAGGTTCTGACGGACGTGTACCACGAAGACCTGCGCCGCGCGCGCTCGGCCACGCACAGCCAGATCCCGACCAAGACCGGCGCGGCTTCGGCTGTCGGCCTGGTGCTGCCGGAACTGAACGGCAAGCTGGACGGCTACGCGATTCGCGTCCCGACGATCAACGTGTCGGTGGTCGATCTGTCGTTCATCGCCGCGCGCGACACGACGGTCGAAGAAGTCAACGCGATCATGAAGGAAGCGTCGGAAGGCTCGCTGAAGGGCATCCTCGGTTACAACGAGGCGCCGCTGGTGTCGATCGACTTCAACCACAACCCGGCTTCGTCGACGTTCGACGCCACGCTGACCAAGGTGTCGGGCCGTCTGGTGAAGGTGTCGAGCTGGTACGACAACGAGTGGGGCTTCTCGAACCGCATGCTGGACACGGCGGTGGCGCTGGCCAACGCGAAGTAA